One genomic window of Halococcus sediminicola includes the following:
- the metX gene encoding homoserine O-acetyltransferase MetX → MTTRETRSVGQFTFECGESIPDLELAYETHGEFTGDNAILVCHALTGSHHVASGGRESGWTAETDGQARAWWDGIVGPGKAIDTTEYFTVCVNVPGSCYGSSGPASTNPETGDPYGTDFPPVTVTDWTRAQRRLLDDLGISELEAVVGGSVGGMNVLEWIKRYPERVERAIPIAAAARLDAQCVALDGIARRAITTDANWAGGDYYGGDEPDDGLALARQLGHLMYLSKESMARKFGRRAAGRGAARDDFPVDPAAGFFPYRDVESYLDYNAGKFVERFDANSYLYLTRAMDDYDLAASCGSDADALAAFNGEVLVMSFTGDWHFTTEQSESLAEACRTAGVDVAHHIIDSDHGHDAFLVEPGNVGPPITDFLAHGTAGRAITDTRSRGNEEFAPVHTSLFGD, encoded by the coding sequence ATGACGACGCGCGAAACCCGCTCTGTGGGCCAGTTCACCTTCGAGTGTGGCGAGTCCATCCCGGACCTCGAACTCGCCTACGAGACCCACGGCGAGTTCACCGGCGACAACGCCATCCTCGTCTGTCACGCGCTCACCGGGAGTCATCACGTCGCCAGCGGCGGTCGTGAATCGGGCTGGACGGCCGAGACCGACGGCCAGGCCCGCGCGTGGTGGGACGGCATCGTGGGTCCCGGCAAGGCCATCGACACCACCGAATACTTCACGGTCTGTGTGAACGTTCCCGGCTCCTGTTATGGCTCCTCGGGACCCGCTTCGACGAATCCCGAGACCGGCGACCCCTATGGGACCGACTTCCCGCCGGTCACAGTCACTGACTGGACGCGCGCCCAACGCCGTCTGCTCGATGACCTCGGTATCTCCGAACTCGAAGCGGTCGTCGGGGGGAGCGTCGGGGGCATGAACGTGCTCGAATGGATAAAACGGTATCCCGAGCGCGTTGAGCGCGCCATCCCTATCGCGGCCGCTGCGCGCCTCGACGCCCAGTGTGTCGCGCTCGACGGCATCGCCCGCCGAGCCATCACGACCGACGCGAACTGGGCGGGCGGCGATTACTATGGAGGAGACGAACCGGACGACGGCCTGGCGCTCGCACGCCAACTCGGCCACCTGATGTATCTCTCGAAGGAGTCGATGGCACGGAAGTTCGGCCGGCGGGCCGCCGGCCGCGGCGCCGCCCGCGACGACTTCCCCGTCGACCCCGCGGCGGGATTTTTCCCCTACCGTGATGTCGAGTCGTATCTCGATTACAACGCCGGCAAATTCGTCGAGCGCTTCGACGCGAACAGCTATCTCTATCTCACGCGCGCGATGGACGACTACGACCTCGCCGCCAGCTGTGGCTCCGACGCGGACGCACTCGCCGCCTTCAACGGTGAAGTGCTCGTGATGAGTTTTACTGGTGACTGGCATTTCACGACCGAGCAATCCGAATCGCTCGCCGAGGCGTGCCGCACGGCGGGTGTCGACGTCGCCCATCATATCATTGACTCCGACCACGGCCACGACGCCTTCCTCGTCGAACCCGGCAACGTCGGCCCACCCATCACGGATTTCCTCGCCCACGGCACCGCTGGCCGCGCGATAACGGACACGCGAAGTCGAGGCAACGAGGAGTTCGCACCCGTCCACACCAGCCTATTCGGCGACTGA
- the serB gene encoding phosphoserine phosphatase SerB yields MKLVAFDFDGTLSDSEMSVLLGEQCGVAEEMATITERAMNDEIEYAESLRERVALLEGLSVEGCEAAFESVELRPGASDVIHELNDAGVVTAIITGGFGRGVESVLARTDTPVDTIVANQLEFEESELSGDVSGPLVEGTKDDALRAVADNAGVAIEEMVAVGDGANDLPMLRAAGFAVGYEPKPAVEPHCDTVVTSMAELQELLAERLD; encoded by the coding sequence ATGAAACTGGTCGCATTCGACTTCGACGGGACGCTCTCGGACTCGGAGATGAGCGTGCTACTCGGCGAACAGTGTGGCGTCGCCGAGGAGATGGCCACAATCACCGAACGGGCGATGAACGACGAGATCGAGTACGCCGAGAGCCTGCGCGAGCGGGTCGCGCTGCTGGAGGGATTGTCGGTCGAGGGATGCGAGGCGGCCTTCGAGAGCGTCGAACTTCGCCCCGGGGCGAGCGATGTGATTCACGAACTGAACGACGCCGGCGTCGTGACGGCGATCATCACTGGTGGGTTCGGCCGGGGTGTCGAGAGCGTGCTCGCACGGACCGATACCCCCGTGGATACCATCGTCGCCAACCAGCTCGAATTCGAAGAAAGCGAACTCAGCGGCGACGTATCCGGCCCGCTCGTCGAGGGAACCAAAGACGACGCGCTCCGGGCGGTGGCGGACAACGCTGGCGTCGCCATCGAAGAGATGGTCGCCGTCGGCGACGGCGCGAACGACCTGCCGATGCTCCGCGCAGCGGGTTTCGCCGTGGGCTACGAGCCGAAACCCGCAGTCGAACCACACTGTGATACCGTGGTGACCTCGATGGCAGAGTTACAGGAACTGCTCGCCGAGCGGCTCGACTGA